The Equus przewalskii isolate Varuska chromosome 17, EquPr2, whole genome shotgun sequence region tatataattTGAAGAAGTAGTCAGAAAAATAACTTCATTAATGTTATTAATTCGGATTTTCATTCTGAGAACTTTTGTAAACTGTTACACAAAATGTAACCCACAAGTCCCCCTTCAACACTCCAAGGATAAACCCATCACAAGATTTCTTGCTGGTCAGCACTGTTCTCCAGCTGAAAGAGCTTTTGTAACCACGTCGtcgtttgtttttttcccctagtgGGTATAGAAAACTGCTTGAATAATGCATATCGCCTTCTGTATTCTTTCAGCAGAACATTTGCATATTTAAGTCATTACGATAGATTCCTAGTATGGACTCAGAATTTTATAATAAGGAAGAAAGCTTCATTCGTAAATACCTGGAATAGTAGTCAATGTCTAATTGTATTACATAAatccaaaaacacaaaaaaaatctggCATTCATCAAACAATTTCTTTCAAATAAGGAAGTAGAGAACTCAAGTTCTTTCTCTCATTAAAGCAGCTTCATTTTCAGGCTTCCTTCATAAAAGGAGTTGAATGCATGAAGGCCATCTGGCTATGTTATAGCCTCCCCTTAGACATTAATAGGTGTAGAGTTCAGGCCAGTGTCTCCCGCTACCGCCAGGCAATATGACCATCATCCTCTATCATTCTGGAGATCACTCCTTTTACGCTGTTTTTCAAGTCCTTTTCTTTACATATGTGCCCACTATTGACAACAAACCACAATGTTGGATACCATTAGGTTTCCACTAATGTCTTCTagacatttctgtatttttccaaatCAGAGGATATAACTGGCTCCACCAGGAAGTAAAGTAGAGGTCACTGCAGCAGCAGTGACTTTCAAGCTGTTTGCTAAATTTAGCTGTCCAATACTTTCCACTCTAACGAAAACTATGAACTACAATTATAGAATGTTGGAACAGAATAGAGCTTAAAGGTCATCGAGTCCAATCCCCTTGTTTTTCTGACGAAGGTAAGGGGACCTAGATTTAGCCTGTGAATTGCTTCCGCCACAGAGTTTGCTGATGGTAGAGCTGGaacttgaactaacatctgctcaGGCTTGACCAATGTTGTCCTCACTATACCACAGATGCTCTGCCTCCCGTGATCCGTTTTACCTAACCAGATCTAGCAGCACAAATGTAGCCGATGTTATTGGTTGTGGCTTACCCTCTGTGCCCATTCATCAGTTTGGTGGCTGAACGTGAAATAGCAAAGGTATCAGACTTATAAGTTGctacaagagaaatgaaatgattcCATACCCAAACCCTGCCCCCAACTCTAAAAACTTCTTGCTTTATGTTCATCAATAATGAATAGCCCATCCCTGCAATACTCAGAGGGAGCTTACATTGCACTTTTGAGCAGCCGGTTGGTAATGTACAGTGGATAGAGCCTCTCTTTCAAATCCCATGGCAGAGGGTCCTTCAAGGCTAGCATTGCATTTTCAATTAGCTGCTGAGTGAACGCTTGGCATGTGTATTAGTGAAGAGGCACACAATTAGCTTATTGTTCCTTGTTGTATTGTGCTGAGAGGATCCAAGGGATTGGTAGAGGACCAGGCAAGCCAGGCATCACTGTGGATGTTGAAGAAGGGAGTTACTCGGATCTCGACATCTTCACTTGCTTGCTCTGGAATTACAGCTATTTATTACAAAGCACTCTGTGTGGCTGGGTGGAGTGCGCCTGAGGAATCACATCCCAGACACCACCTGGGGTTAGTCTTTCCGAGCCCTTCACGTTTCTGACTAATTCTCATCATTATCATGGAACCCAACAGTCCCAAAAAGATACAATTTGCTGTGCCTTTATTCCAGAGTCAGATTGCACCCGAAGCAGCAGAGCAGGTAAGCGGAATTGGGTGGGGACCAATCCTGCATAGAAGGTAATAGAGACAGATGTTCTTGTTATTAATTGAAAGCTTCTCCACCTTTTGAATTTGCCTAACTTTGTGACTTTGTGATATGTGAATGAGAAATAAGTCGATTTCCATATGCACTTGTATTTGGGTTGCATCGGGGGAACTATTGGCTAAAACGAGCACTCCATATGATATAAAATTAGCATCGGTTAGGGAAAAATGGTTATATTAGCGATTCGGATTTGGATCCAAAAATCTGTTGGCTTTTGCTTATTAAAATAACTGGTTCCACACTTagaggaacttaaaaaaattctcaaaattagcaactttttatttcattttttataaaataaaaggttCATTTAACAATGAAAGCATTAACTCTTGGAATAATTTCAGATTATAGGCTTAATAAAGTTTTCACAGTGTATCCAAAATAGTAATTATAAGTATATGTGATATATGATAGACAGGATTTGTAGTcatatataatttagaaaacgTTTTATTCAGATATTAAATATAGTATTTGAACATTTCCTGGATTCCTTTTCCATGTctgatatatctatatatctgtatttctctgtctctgtctctcactctcaTGTGAGATTGGTTTACATCTGTATCACCTTTCATATTCAGATTTACTTAGACTCTTGATGCAATGGAAGCACTTAAAAGATCATTTGTGGTAAAATTACAATAGTGGGGaggtaaaagcaaagaaatttatGGAGTCATCAACCTAATTCATTACTTTCATAAAACTGAAATTATCCCTGAATCCTTTTCCAAATATTATATTCAAAGtcttaaaaatgcttattaaatctGAGGCTCAAATTTTCTAGGATGTTTTGATATTCTGAAGTTTATCCACTCAGACTCAGGCCAGATAAATACAACCTTGAACATGTATCTGTGTTGAGTGGGGCATTGTTCTATCCTGGACAAGACATCATTGGTAAATTTTTTCCTCTATCTTACAGACATATACTTGGGGAATTTACCTAGGTATTTAAGAAATCAAGGACACGTTAGAGATTCTAATCATAATATGCTCCTGTAACtcttaacataaaaaaaaactCCACATCGAACCTATTAGTTTTAAGTGAATCATATATTCTCATAAGATCCGTATTCATTCtttatttgttgatttgttctaaatattatattagaaaataagaaaagcttataatattaatgaaattttaaaatcatactttTAAACTTAACCTGCTAGAGATTTGCGTTTTCTAAGCTTCTTTTACTCTGTTTAGAAATAAGGGTAATGGATCTTGAAAGCATCATCAATGTTATACGGCTCCAAGAGAGCCATTAAAATTAGCAAGTCATTCTTGTCACTTCactgcatatttattttcatcatttgatTGTTCGCAactatttctcttctctggaaaTGTAGCTTTTTGGTCAAAGAAGGTAATACTAATATCTGACTGTTCTGCCGTCTGCCTTTTtattattcagaataaaattagTGAGCACCTATCGTGTGCCCTCCAGAAACTGGCTTTTGTGTGTTGGGAAAAGATGAGAAGGGGACAGGTTTGCAAACTGCAGAGCAACCTGGAGCAGCGTCTGACTCTCACTGACCTTAGCTGGGCCTTTTTTGTTCACAGATCAGGAAAAGAAGACCCACACCAGCGTCACTTGTGATTCTCAATGAACATAATCCCCCAGGTAAGGAAGTATGATCTCTTTCTTGctgatggaacagaatagaattgTTTGAAGAACATCAAAGAGCATGACATTCCCAAAAAAATTCAATTCAGGCTTTCAGTTAGTAATAATCTAACAAGCTAGTCTATAAAATGGatcataaacaaaatcagaaataaatgttacAGGAACTGTCTCAGGCAACAGCCTGCTTTCCCTCTAGAATGACACATCGGTGATGATACACTACGAAATGTTTTGTTAACATTTGCTGTCATGTGTTCAGGGGTTTGTATAGAATC contains the following coding sequences:
- the PPP1R1C gene encoding protein phosphatase 1 regulatory subunit 1C isoform X2: MEPNSPKKIQFAVPLFQSQIAPEAAEQIRKRRPTPASLVILNEHNPPEIDEKRVTNTQAESQNASPKQRKQSVYTAPTMKGTVQGLSI